The following is a genomic window from Candidatus Methanomethylicota archaeon.
GCCAAAAATGCAAAAACATATCCACAACGAAAGCTGTATCAGTAGACCTTGAAGCGGAAGAAGTAGAGTACGAGTGCCCAAGATGTGGGAGTAAGGGGGTTGTGAAGTTAAATGAGGGGAAACTGGAGTGGAGGTTGGAGTGGGCAGCACTATGGAAAGTTCTAAACGTAACCTTTGAACCATATGGGAAAGATCATGCAGCTGCAGGTGGAAGTAGAGATACATGTACAGCATTGGCAAAGGAGATACTTGAAATAGAGCCGCCCGAGGGATTCCCATATGAATGGGTATACTTAAATGGGGAGGCAATGTCAAGTTCAGGAGGAATATCCTTCGACTTCGCAGAATGGGATAAAGTTGCAGACCCACATGTACTAAAGTACTGGTACTATGTTTCGAAACCAATGACTCACCTGGAATTCTCGGTGAGCAAGATACCACAACTCTGCGAAGAATATGAGAAGGCTGAAAGGATATACTATGGATTGGAATCCTTGAAGGATAAGAAGGTTGAGAAGATAATTAAGAGGAGTTATGAACTGGCGCACAATGAGAAGCCAAGCCCAGAAATGCCACTACAAATACCATACACATTTGCATTGGTACTAGTGCAAGTAACGCCAAGTGGAGAGAGACAAATTGAAGAAATAGTAAATAGGTTGATTAGAACTGGGCATTTAAAGGGATATCCAACGAGCGATCAATTGGAGCAGATAAAAATTGTGATGGATAGAGCAAAATACTATATTGAAAAATATGCACCAGAGAATCTTAAGATAAAAGTTCTAGATAAATTGCCAAAGGAAGTTATTGAAAGCATAAGTCCAAATGAAAGGGAGTATCTCACTAAATTAGCTGATAGGATTTCAGGTAGAAAACCCACGCCAAAGGAGCTTGAAGC
Proteins encoded in this region:
- the lysS gene encoding lysine--tRNA ligase, producing MHEVEVKHWIDVLAEHLASKNIKEHVINGGMAASGTIHIGKTRGEIFLQAAVANRLRKMGKEVKHLLVVYTQDPLKAKPPLITKEFEEKWKGVRILDVPCPVGCCGNWVEHWMTPFYKSYKKYDLGEITFVETSKVYEMREMIEVIKTYIRKRDAVREILNRFRGQKYGKDWIPFKPLCQKCKNISTTKAVSVDLEAEEVEYECPRCGSKGVVKLNEGKLEWRLEWAALWKVLNVTFEPYGKDHAAAGGSRDTCTALAKEILEIEPPEGFPYEWVYLNGEAMSSSGGISFDFAEWDKVADPHVLKYWYYVSKPMTHLEFSVSKIPQLCEEYEKAERIYYGLESLKDKKVEKIIKRSYELAHNEKPSPEMPLQIPYTFALVLVQVTPSGERQIEEIVNRLIRTGHLKGYPTSDQLEQIKIVMDRAKYYIEKYAPENLKIKVLDKLPKEVIESISPNEREYLTKLADRISGRKPTPKELEAEILECAKEMGIDTKKAFQTIYKILMGRDSGPRLAPFMLSLNEDFIVKRLKLLT